One region of Caldanaerovirga acetigignens genomic DNA includes:
- a CDS encoding transporter associated domain-containing protein, whose protein sequence is MPIWEVNEIANVNIPENMANTIGGLISFLANSEGRNICVGEVFRINDAEISIYSMEGNLVRSVFVKRTEDADEVHCS, encoded by the coding sequence ATGCCAATATGGGAGGTTAATGAGATAGCAAATGTAAATATTCCCGAAAATATGGCAAATACTATAGGAGGACTTATATCATTCTTAGCCAACAGCGAAGGAAGAAATATATGTGTTGGCGAGGTGTTTAGAATAAATGATGCAGAAATCTCAATCTATTCTATGGAAGGAAACCTGGTAAGGTCAGTTTTTGTCAAAAGAACCGAAGATGCTGACGAGGTGCATTGTTCATGA
- a CDS encoding complex I subunit 5 family protein produces the protein MGSLNLLLILILPIVGVLVVWFTSKRNDNIINTFIALLCGICVLIALLTPSGDLFSISTGFHSVRFILGNINRIFLLFSTSIWCLTALFLTGYIRYMENRARFLSFFMLTLWSVICVFLAGDLLTFYFFFELMALFSYFLVIHQESIEALSSGNLYIFTAFVGGLAVLSAVMIMYSEGGTFEFEKLNFVIEHGGLKGCLALGLLITGFAIKAGCLPFHFWLPRAHPVAPAPASALLSGVLVKSGVFGIMQILRYTSLPYLGLVLMILGSLSTLYGGFMALCDNYPKRLLAYGTISQIGYIFISIGAMNLAGVHTSIAPYLHIYAHGLSKTAMFLIIGYIYLKTYEMRQIKNLTLVPLVAIVFGGLNLVGFPGFIGYTAKVLTKDLLARLSNQGMFFQWVEVIFRLSGILTAAYMAKLFFYFCELYLNRREEISLSTIKEFNIMIFVLCLLVFLTIGIGLLPIVASMVEINLYSPAKISASLLDIITGTIVYLKLKGYIKRPALIPRLSYRKTTSKLVDYFNYLVQMCINIPASIDISVALFGTFIPLLYLLLIL, from the coding sequence ATGGGCTCATTAAACTTGCTTTTAATATTGATACTTCCAATTGTAGGTGTGTTGGTAGTGTGGTTTACTAGCAAAAGAAATGATAACATAATAAATACTTTTATCGCATTATTATGTGGAATTTGTGTATTAATAGCCTTACTTACTCCAAGTGGGGACTTATTTAGTATAAGTACGGGTTTTCATTCAGTAAGATTTATTTTAGGCAATATAAATCGCATTTTTCTCCTTTTTTCCACCTCTATTTGGTGTTTAACTGCACTTTTCTTGACGGGCTATATTCGTTATATGGAAAATAGAGCAAGATTCTTAAGTTTTTTCATGCTAACACTATGGTCAGTTATATGTGTTTTTTTAGCCGGAGATCTTTTGACCTTTTACTTTTTTTTCGAATTAATGGCTTTATTTTCTTATTTCTTAGTTATACACCAGGAGTCAATTGAAGCCCTTTCATCAGGGAATTTATATATCTTTACCGCATTTGTAGGGGGTCTTGCTGTTCTAAGTGCCGTGATGATAATGTATAGTGAGGGTGGAACCTTTGAGTTTGAAAAATTAAACTTTGTCATTGAACATGGAGGATTAAAGGGATGTTTGGCTCTTGGATTATTAATTACAGGTTTCGCAATTAAAGCAGGTTGCCTGCCTTTTCATTTTTGGCTCCCAAGAGCTCATCCAGTAGCACCAGCTCCGGCTAGTGCCCTGCTCTCTGGGGTGCTTGTGAAATCTGGAGTCTTTGGCATTATGCAGATTCTACGATATACCAGTTTACCTTATTTAGGGTTGGTCCTGATGATTTTAGGAAGTTTGTCAACATTATACGGAGGTTTTATGGCTCTTTGTGACAATTACCCAAAACGCCTTTTGGCATACGGAACTATAAGTCAGATAGGATACATTTTTATTAGCATTGGTGCAATGAATTTGGCAGGAGTGCATACTTCTATTGCACCTTATTTGCATATATATGCTCACGGTCTTTCAAAAACAGCGATGTTCCTCATTATCGGGTATATATATTTAAAAACTTATGAAATGAGGCAAATAAAAAATCTTACTTTAGTCCCGCTAGTAGCAATTGTATTTGGGGGACTAAATCTAGTCGGATTCCCGGGATTTATAGGCTATACTGCAAAAGTTTTAACGAAAGATTTGCTTGCGCGACTTTCAAATCAAGGGATGTTCTTTCAATGGGTGGAGGTAATTTTTAGACTTTCTGGTATTCTGACGGCGGCCTATATGGCTAAGCTTTTTTTCTATTTCTGTGAGCTCTACTTAAATCGCAGAGAAGAAATTTCTTTGAGTACCATAAAAGAGTTTAATATAATGATATTTGTATTGTGCTTATTAGTTTTTCTAACAATCGGCATTGGATTATTGCCAATTGTGGCTAGTATGGTCGAAATTAATTTATATTCTCCTGCCAAGATAAGTGCATCGTTGCTTGATATTATAACAGGGACTATAGTTTATTTAAAGTTAAAAGGTTACATAAAAAGACCTGCATTAATCCCACGACTTTCATATAGAAAAACAACCTCGAAACTTGTTGACTATTTTAATTATTTAGTGCAAATGTGTATCAATATACCTGCAAGTATAGACATAAGCGTTGCGCTTTTCGGCACTTTTATTCCATTGCTGTATTTATTGTTAATACTATAA